One Longimicrobiales bacterium DNA segment encodes these proteins:
- a CDS encoding cytochrome c3 family protein, translated as MRPISQGRDALPESRGFDMKKNWLIGGLACVFALGGLAFVQGGGAEGEAVVAESGQPIAFPHDQHAGSEPGQNNMNCQFCHFSAERSVDAGIPPVSTCWGCHQVVQGTTPEQQTEIAKIQEYMDRDEPIPWNRIYKISDHAHFPHMRHVSAGLECQQCHGEVQEMGVLSERDPVWGGDNMGWCVECHREPDPATGEQQASTDCSVCHY; from the coding sequence TTGCGCCCGATTTCTCAAGGGCGCGATGCCTTGCCAGAGAGCCGTGGCTTCGACATGAAAAAGAACTGGCTGATCGGAGGACTCGCCTGCGTGTTTGCGCTGGGGGGTCTCGCCTTTGTTCAGGGTGGGGGTGCCGAGGGTGAGGCCGTAGTGGCCGAATCTGGGCAGCCCATTGCCTTTCCCCATGATCAACATGCGGGCAGCGAGCCCGGGCAGAACAACATGAACTGCCAGTTCTGCCACTTCTCGGCAGAACGCTCGGTTGACGCAGGTATACCGCCTGTCTCGACGTGCTGGGGCTGCCACCAAGTCGTGCAGGGCACGACCCCGGAGCAGCAAACCGAGATCGCGAAGATCCAGGAGTACATGGATCGTGACGAGCCGATTCCATGGAATCGTATTTACAAGATTTCCGACCATGCCCATTTCCCTCACATGCGGCACGTCAGTGCAGGCCTTGAGTGCCAGCAGTGTCACGGTGAGGTACAGGAGATGGGCGTGCTTTCCGAGAGAGACCCGGTCTGGGGTGGTGACAACATGGGTTGGTGTGTGGAATGCCATCGGGAGCCGGATCCGGCGACCGGCGAGCAGCAGGCATCCACAGACTGCTCCGTCTGTCACTACTAG
- a CDS encoding MoxR family ATPase encodes MSDTTAAVQTSESHPSLELLDHLVQEVETVFHGKGKVVRLAVAALLARGHILFEDVPGVGKTTLAHALAKALGLSFRRIQFTSDLLPSDVLGVSIYNPQTAQFETRKGPIFTNVVVADEINRAPPRTQSGLLEAMQDGRVTIDDQTFDLPSPFMVMATQNPLEHHGTYPLPESQLDRFLMRITIGYPDDEAERKILTESRSLAPVVDRLRTVLSPAQVSALQDRIEEVVVDPAILDYLMAIVQRTRTTPKLRMGVSPRGNISVFRAARAYALTRGRTYLIPDDVRDLIIPCLAHRILPAGASGSTYDVHNETAVILEGILGEVEAPF; translated from the coding sequence TTGTCCGACACGACCGCTGCCGTACAGACGAGCGAATCTCACCCCTCTCTCGAACTGCTCGACCACCTCGTTCAGGAGGTCGAGACTGTCTTTCACGGGAAGGGAAAGGTTGTCCGCCTCGCCGTCGCCGCCCTGCTCGCGCGCGGCCACATTCTCTTCGAGGACGTACCCGGCGTGGGCAAGACCACGCTCGCCCACGCGCTTGCCAAGGCGCTCGGCCTGAGCTTCCGCCGGATCCAGTTCACCTCTGACCTGCTTCCATCGGACGTACTCGGGGTCTCAATCTACAACCCCCAAACGGCACAGTTCGAGACACGGAAGGGCCCGATCTTCACGAACGTCGTGGTTGCAGATGAGATCAATCGTGCCCCGCCGCGGACCCAGAGCGGGCTTCTCGAAGCGATGCAGGACGGTCGCGTCACGATCGACGATCAGACGTTTGACCTTCCTTCGCCGTTCATGGTCATGGCGACACAGAATCCGCTCGAGCATCATGGAACGTACCCGTTGCCCGAGAGTCAGCTCGACCGCTTCCTGATGCGCATCACGATCGGCTACCCAGACGATGAGGCAGAACGCAAGATCCTGACAGAGTCTAGGTCACTGGCTCCGGTGGTCGATCGCCTGCGAACAGTGCTGTCGCCCGCTCAGGTGAGCGCCTTGCAGGATCGTATCGAGGAGGTAGTGGTGGATCCCGCGATCCTCGACTACCTCATGGCGATCGTCCAGAGGACGCGCACCACGCCAAAGCTGCGAATGGGTGTCAGCCCTCGGGGGAACATCTCTGTGTTCAGGGCCGCTCGCGCGTATGCGCTGACTCGGGGACGGACCTATCTGATTCCGGACGACGTGCGCGATCTCATTATCCCGTGTCTGGCTCACCGGATTCTTCCCGCCGGTGCTTCCGGTAGCACGTACGACGTCCATAACGAGACCGCGGTGATCCTCGAAGGTATCCTCGGAGAGGTCGAGGCTCCGTTTTGA
- a CDS encoding DUF58 domain-containing protein — protein MNTGNNLLYLLMGSMLGFITVSIWLSEQAIRGLRIERRSPRAVTVGHDLRLTYEVTNQKTRLPSLAVEISEDGLPDRAFLAHVPPGGHETVCSLNSFVRRGIYSLNIVTLSTGFPFGLFQKERDVELAGEILVWPRTDRPVRETSPGSGGTARASSAAKGATGSRGEYRSLRTYRAGDDSRDIHWKSSARMREPVIREYERDGVETRWICLDLGAEPGEAAEVAVEVTASLAARAIAQQRPFALVSGKDVLEPGDGVGQLERALDILARADFRPDAPAPAPPIDLQACVLVSVDGRPGFGDTITVGREATLRLEKEYDS, from the coding sequence ATGAATACCGGCAACAACCTCTTATACCTGTTGATGGGCTCGATGCTGGGCTTCATCACGGTCAGCATCTGGCTCTCCGAGCAAGCGATCCGCGGGCTGCGAATCGAGAGGCGCTCCCCACGAGCTGTCACCGTCGGTCACGACCTGCGCCTTACCTATGAGGTCACGAACCAGAAGACCCGTCTGCCGTCGCTCGCGGTGGAAATCTCGGAGGACGGCCTCCCGGACCGAGCATTTCTCGCCCACGTGCCGCCCGGAGGCCATGAGACCGTGTGTTCGCTCAACTCGTTCGTGCGGCGCGGCATCTATTCGCTGAACATCGTGACTCTCTCGACAGGCTTTCCCTTCGGCCTCTTCCAGAAAGAACGTGACGTTGAGCTCGCCGGCGAAATCCTGGTCTGGCCACGGACGGATCGGCCAGTGCGAGAAACGAGCCCGGGTTCGGGAGGTACCGCACGTGCCAGCTCCGCAGCCAAAGGAGCCACAGGGTCGCGCGGCGAGTACCGGAGCCTGCGAACATACCGAGCCGGAGATGACTCTCGGGACATCCACTGGAAATCGTCCGCCCGAATGCGTGAACCCGTGATCCGGGAGTACGAGCGAGACGGTGTCGAGACACGATGGATCTGCCTGGATCTGGGCGCGGAACCAGGTGAAGCGGCAGAGGTCGCAGTCGAGGTCACAGCATCGCTGGCCGCAAGGGCGATAGCTCAACAACGGCCGTTCGCACTCGTGTCTGGCAAGGACGTACTGGAGCCCGGGGATGGCGTCGGTCAACTCGAACGTGCGCTCGACATCCTCGCGCGCGCCGATTTCCGTCCGGACGCGCCCGCACCCGCACCCCCGATCGATCTGCAGGCGTGTGTCCTTGTTTCGGTCGACGGACGTCCAGGATTCGGCGACACGATTACTGTTGGGAGAGAAGCGACGCTTCGCCTCGAGAAAGAGTACGATTCTTGA
- a CDS encoding transglutaminaseTgpA domain-containing protein: MNLRLVHRRLAVLMGLAGLAAFAGRAGFEPMPASLAIIALGVALFWHPEKALSDRLERVWLPLAALLAGRALFHFFVVRDDIVIPVVDLLLLLLSAEALRALESRNDLRLYALSFALILAATAYRPGILFLIAFVAYVGLATVTLMVGHLRRQSERHGVAEALLGRGMLATTGALSGVILAVALVIFVTFPRVSQGWAGRGDTPVTSIAGFSDQISIGEHGSTILGNPQIVLRVEFPDGRPGNVGDLHWRGRSYDRFDGVRWIRSQNLPPSAAPTSWYRERWSGEIIEQRIFGAALDERVLFALHPALVIDSDNGIQPLFDNAGDYLYWGSGTPAYTAFSPSGIPSAEDLRRPARGYRPSNDHFLQLPRRLDPRIAELSDSLTAGIDNRYDQAVTIRNWLQTFGYTRQLPTTARQATLEHFLFERRAGHCEYFSTAMVVMLRSLGIEARNVNGFLGGQWSDFGNYLAVTQNEAHAWVEAWFPGYGWVTFDPTPSGDGSTEIFSSWFWPGRILFDGIQHGWNKWVLDYSVDDQVGIFAGLLGERTGEQDAPSAPLSDERGPVPLGLVALLTVAALGVYGARRGGQRLGPSTQMYLQLRSVTQRAGIPVNPGVTPLLLVERIKNAKEAAGRPAERVVDFYLRARYGQEPLRHSDLREMKNALNTAKKTLRSKP, translated from the coding sequence TTGAATCTCCGCCTCGTCCATCGACGCCTGGCAGTACTCATGGGCCTCGCCGGCCTGGCTGCATTCGCGGGGAGAGCAGGGTTCGAGCCGATGCCGGCGTCGCTCGCCATCATCGCACTTGGAGTCGCACTGTTCTGGCACCCGGAGAAGGCGCTCTCCGACCGGCTCGAGCGCGTCTGGTTACCACTCGCCGCATTACTCGCAGGCAGGGCGCTTTTTCATTTCTTCGTGGTCCGCGACGACATAGTAATTCCGGTGGTCGACCTGCTCCTGCTGCTGCTCTCAGCGGAGGCCCTAAGGGCGCTCGAATCGCGCAATGACCTTCGGCTGTACGCTCTCTCGTTCGCCCTCATCCTGGCGGCGACCGCATATCGCCCGGGCATACTTTTCCTGATAGCCTTCGTCGCCTATGTGGGCTTGGCGACGGTGACTCTCATGGTGGGGCACCTCCGGCGGCAGTCGGAGCGCCATGGAGTCGCAGAGGCGCTCCTAGGTCGGGGCATGCTGGCAACAACGGGAGCACTGTCGGGAGTAATCCTGGCCGTCGCGCTCGTCATCTTCGTGACCTTCCCTCGCGTGTCTCAGGGCTGGGCTGGGCGGGGTGACACCCCGGTCACCTCGATCGCAGGCTTCAGTGATCAGATCTCAATCGGTGAGCACGGGTCGACGATTCTCGGGAATCCGCAGATTGTGCTAAGGGTCGAGTTCCCGGACGGCCGGCCAGGCAATGTGGGTGACCTGCATTGGCGTGGTCGATCCTATGACCGATTTGATGGCGTCCGCTGGATCCGGTCCCAGAATCTTCCACCATCCGCCGCCCCGACCTCGTGGTACAGGGAACGATGGAGTGGAGAAATCATTGAACAGAGAATTTTCGGAGCTGCGCTCGACGAGAGAGTGCTGTTCGCGTTGCATCCGGCGCTCGTCATCGACTCGGACAACGGCATCCAGCCGCTGTTCGACAATGCCGGAGACTACCTCTACTGGGGTTCTGGCACACCGGCTTACACAGCCTTCTCTCCCTCAGGAATTCCCTCCGCTGAAGACCTGAGGCGTCCCGCGAGAGGATACCGCCCGTCTAACGATCACTTTCTTCAGTTGCCGCGAAGGCTCGACCCAAGGATCGCCGAGCTCTCGGACTCACTGACCGCTGGCATCGACAATCGATACGACCAGGCTGTCACCATTCGGAACTGGCTACAGACGTTCGGCTATACCCGCCAACTCCCGACCACCGCTCGCCAAGCCACACTTGAGCACTTCCTCTTCGAACGGCGTGCCGGGCATTGCGAATATTTCAGTACAGCTATGGTCGTCATGCTCCGAAGCCTTGGCATTGAAGCGAGAAACGTGAACGGATTTCTCGGCGGCCAGTGGAGTGACTTCGGGAACTACCTAGCGGTGACGCAGAATGAGGCGCATGCCTGGGTGGAAGCGTGGTTCCCGGGATACGGCTGGGTGACGTTTGACCCGACCCCATCCGGCGATGGCTCGACCGAAATCTTCTCCTCGTGGTTCTGGCCGGGCCGCATTCTCTTCGACGGAATTCAGCACGGCTGGAACAAGTGGGTGCTCGACTACAGTGTTGATGACCAGGTTGGTATCTTCGCGGGATTACTCGGAGAGCGAACTGGCGAACAGGACGCCCCATCCGCCCCACTGAGCGACGAACGGGGTCCGGTTCCGCTTGGCTTGGTCGCATTGCTCACAGTCGCGGCCCTGGGCGTGTACGGGGCGCGTCGGGGTGGCCAACGCCTCGGTCCCTCGACCCAGATGTATCTGCAACTCCGCTCTGTGACGCAGCGGGCCGGAATCCCCGTGAATCCGGGCGTGACGCCGTTGCTGCTCGTCGAGCGGATTAAAAATGCCAAGGAGGCGGCCGGTCGACCCGCCGAACGTGTGGTCGACTTTTATCTCCGGGCACGCTACGGACAAGAGCCGCTCCGGCACTCAGATCTGCGTGAAATGAAGAACGCCCTCAATACGGCCAAGAAGACTCTGAGGTCCAAGCCGTGA
- a CDS encoding glycosyltransferase, translating into MSVSEYNEDDQIKDPIKSLLALAYPRGRREILIISDSSSDRADEIVRSYEDQGIGLLGLEGRGRKKRAANTAAAHLTGEIAVNTDTSIRITKDALKPLIVVFQDKRIGCASALIRTGLPPSAGVPVA; encoded by the coding sequence GTGTCGGTGTCCGAGTACAACGAAGACGATCAGATCAAGGACCCGATCAAGAGCCTCCTCGCCCTCGCTTATCCGCGTGGCCGCCGGGAGATCCTGATCATATCGGACTCCTCAAGCGATCGGGCTGACGAGATCGTGCGCAGCTATGAAGATCAGGGCATCGGGCTTCTCGGGCTCGAGGGCCGAGGCCGGAAGAAGCGAGCTGCCAACACTGCCGCTGCACACCTCACCGGTGAGATCGCCGTCAACACGGACACATCGATTCGCATCACAAAAGACGCACTCAAGCCGCTGATCGTGGTATTTCAGGATAAACGCATTGGATGTGCATCCGCGCTGATCCGCACCGGCTTGCCCCCCTCTGCCGGAGTCCCTGTCGCGTGA
- a CDS encoding ABC transporter permease encodes MMWVNVWAVIRREYLQRVRSKWFVAATVGGPLFLSAMIVVPAYFASQGSRDAREVAVVDGTGVLYERLAPQLAEGGWDVREERWRVNVVTELREAADNNLLGGFLLLDELTLETGEAILYTKDRPSAIRQVTLRSTISLAALEYQLEQQGVDADAMLSGGELRIEMLSEEGADIEDPEFVVAYMGAFLLYMVIMLYAVAVMRATLEEKTNRIVEVIISSMKPWHLMLGKILGVGAVSMTQMGIWLLSGVLMFTMGLPMLISARPEMASMAEAIEFLPGFGLLALFVGYFVFGFFMYSALYAAVGAMCNSDEEAQQAQWPIIMLLIIPIVMVTNVIENPSSTIAITLSLVPLFSPILMWGRVAGGGVPAWQIGLSFVLMLFAIFAIAWVAGRIYKVGILMAGKRPTLPELLRWIREA; translated from the coding sequence ATGATGTGGGTCAACGTGTGGGCGGTGATCCGCCGCGAGTACCTCCAGAGGGTGCGATCGAAGTGGTTCGTCGCAGCCACCGTCGGCGGGCCGCTGTTCCTGTCTGCGATGATCGTGGTCCCAGCGTATTTTGCTTCGCAGGGCTCACGTGATGCTCGAGAGGTGGCGGTTGTCGATGGCACCGGCGTGCTTTACGAACGGCTCGCGCCACAGCTTGCGGAGGGAGGCTGGGACGTACGTGAGGAGAGGTGGAGGGTCAACGTAGTCACTGAGCTTCGGGAGGCTGCGGACAACAACCTCCTCGGCGGATTCCTGCTGCTCGACGAACTCACGCTCGAAACCGGTGAGGCGATCCTCTACACAAAGGATCGGCCGAGTGCGATCCGCCAGGTCACACTACGGAGCACGATCTCTCTCGCGGCGCTTGAATATCAGCTGGAGCAGCAGGGCGTAGATGCCGATGCGATGCTCAGTGGCGGAGAACTCCGCATCGAGATGCTCTCGGAAGAGGGCGCGGACATAGAGGATCCCGAGTTCGTAGTCGCCTACATGGGAGCGTTCCTGCTCTACATGGTGATTATGCTGTACGCCGTGGCGGTCATGCGGGCGACGCTCGAGGAGAAGACCAACCGCATCGTCGAGGTCATCATTTCGTCGATGAAGCCGTGGCATCTGATGCTGGGCAAGATTTTGGGGGTCGGTGCCGTCTCCATGACTCAGATGGGCATTTGGTTGTTATCCGGCGTCCTGATGTTCACGATGGGGTTGCCCATGCTCATCTCGGCCCGCCCCGAAATGGCGAGTATGGCAGAGGCGATCGAATTTCTGCCGGGATTCGGACTGCTTGCTCTGTTCGTCGGCTACTTTGTGTTTGGATTCTTCATGTACTCGGCGCTTTACGCTGCTGTTGGTGCCATGTGCAACAGCGACGAGGAGGCCCAGCAGGCGCAGTGGCCCATCATCATGTTGCTGATCATCCCCATCGTGATGGTCACGAACGTGATCGAGAACCCAAGCTCCACGATAGCGATCACGCTCTCGCTTGTGCCCCTTTTTAGTCCGATTCTCATGTGGGGTCGAGTAGCGGGAGGTGGCGTGCCGGCCTGGCAGATCGGCTTGTCATTCGTGTTGATGCTGTTCGCCATATTCGCCATCGCCTGGGTCGCCGGGAGGATCTACAAGGTCGGGATTCTCATGGCTGGAAAGCGTCCGACGCTACCCGAGTTGCTGAGGTGGATCCGGGAGGCTTGA
- a CDS encoding ATP-binding cassette domain-containing protein encodes MNDTGFAIRLQGVTKRFGKHTAVEGFDFEVPRGSICGLLGPNGSGKTTTIRMIMGILHPDEGSVELFGANPDVTRRTKVGYLPEERGVYRKMKCIEFVTFLGEIRGVRRAEGKRRGLAWLERLGLSEWADKKIEDLSKGMQQKIQFVGTVIHEPELLILDEPFSGLDPINQDVLEEIVRDFHSRGTTILFSTHLMDQAERLCERVCLISNAKKVLDANLHELKAAERKGVVAVEFIGPDTWLDGPEIDRIEDTGKELRLILRDGADHQAILHRGVQSGAEILRFDLVEPRLHDIFVRHAGAGVVGDAGTPVGATPGGA; translated from the coding sequence ATGAACGACACCGGCTTCGCGATACGCTTGCAGGGCGTCACGAAACGCTTTGGCAAGCACACTGCTGTAGAAGGCTTCGATTTCGAGGTTCCGCGGGGAAGCATCTGCGGGCTGCTCGGCCCGAACGGCTCAGGGAAGACGACGACGATCCGAATGATCATGGGGATTCTTCATCCCGATGAGGGGTCCGTGGAGCTATTCGGTGCGAACCCAGACGTAACGCGGCGTACAAAGGTTGGCTACCTGCCGGAGGAGCGCGGCGTCTACAGGAAGATGAAGTGCATCGAGTTCGTGACGTTCCTTGGAGAGATCCGTGGTGTGCGCCGGGCCGAAGGGAAGAGGCGCGGGCTTGCCTGGCTGGAGCGTCTTGGTCTGAGTGAGTGGGCTGATAAGAAGATCGAAGATCTGTCCAAGGGAATGCAGCAGAAGATCCAGTTCGTCGGCACAGTCATTCATGAGCCTGAGCTTTTGATTCTTGACGAGCCGTTTTCTGGTCTGGATCCGATCAATCAGGATGTTCTGGAGGAGATCGTGCGTGACTTTCACTCGCGGGGTACGACGATCTTGTTCTCCACCCATCTCATGGATCAGGCCGAGCGACTCTGTGAGCGGGTCTGTCTGATTTCGAACGCGAAGAAGGTGCTCGACGCGAATCTCCACGAACTGAAGGCCGCTGAGCGAAAGGGTGTTGTCGCCGTCGAGTTCATCGGGCCCGACACTTGGCTTGACGGCCCGGAGATCGACCGGATCGAAGACACAGGGAAAGAGCTACGCCTCATCCTGCGGGACGGCGCTGACCATCAGGCGATCCTGCATCGCGGGGTTCAGAGTGGAGCGGAGATCCTTCGCTTTGATCTCGTGGAGCCACGGCTCCACGACATATTCGTGCGGCACGCTGGGGCCGGGGTGGTTGGTGACGCGGGCACGCCCGTGGGCGCAACTCCGGGAGGTGCATGA
- a CDS encoding AbrB/MazE/SpoVT family DNA-binding domain-containing protein — MAIYRTLYYTDVSVGVGGRVTIPQDMREDLGIEEGDSLTVRVEANPHGGRQMVIWRADEKADEDE; from the coding sequence ATGGCCATCTATCGTACGCTCTATTACACCGATGTAAGCGTCGGTGTCGGCGGGCGCGTCACGATTCCGCAGGACATGCGTGAAGATCTCGGCATTGAGGAGGGGGATTCCCTCACGGTGCGAGTGGAAGCAAACCCCCACGGGGGTCGTCAGATGGTGATCTGGCGGGCGGACGAAAAGGCCGACGAAGACGAGTAA
- a CDS encoding carbohydrate binding family 9 domain-containing protein, whose amino-acid sequence MSRSASAVLVLLVALSPFPTCIQAQQTGGGSPSGTDASSLPSLIAHRPTGALTINLDGRIEESVWMDATPITDFTQQDPVEGAPPSEKTEIRVVYDDDHLYIGVIIYDDPDGILAFQRERDASLGTDDRFMWILDTFRDGRTGYFFEINAAGLMGDGVIAGGGGGHRGGGGGGGTNKAWDGIWEAQTFIRPDGWSAEIQIPFRTLNFNPDQDEWGINFQRTIRRRNEEIMWRGYRRSEGLRNPVFAGRLTGLQGMSQGLGLEAVPSAIANYKNVPTNADPTTFPSDVSLDVNYSVTSSLRASVSVNTDFAEVESDQRRVNLTRFPLRLPERRDFFLEGSGVFSFAPRSGPSPFYSRNIGLSSGEPIPITYGTRLTGQAGAFELGFYQIATANHEYLDQIDEIDVTVPSEHFTVARVKRKLWEQSAIGAIYTRRGTSVDPTGYAPIDQHTAGVDVDFRTRHFLGNKNLELEAFVAWNSNPNATTDPEWQELGADDLTSHGLRISYPNDVWTAHVSYRQFGNWYDPAVGFVTRNNFRRLEPRVGWAPRTPSISWLRRMDFSVQFREQVSLSSAFPGDDPQLLPGAGGTEERQWEFNLLGLDFESGDGFDIKATQTYEYLDRTFSPSDGVVVTPGDYTIWEYQVSGRTAGRRRVSLFGGTTVGGYWDGDRQSYFARASFRPNPGWTLSTNFSYNDVQMPDGDFTLSLYEVEADWNPSPWVSITGQTQYDDVSEIVGLFTRLRWIVNPGNDIYVVYSHNWRREALDILDPDNHTYNTLSRGGSIKVNYTYRF is encoded by the coding sequence ATGAGTCGGTCAGCGTCCGCTGTCCTCGTTCTCCTTGTAGCTCTCTCCCCGTTCCCCACCTGTATCCAGGCACAACAGACGGGCGGCGGAAGTCCATCCGGGACGGACGCGTCGTCGCTTCCCTCGCTGATCGCACATCGACCAACGGGGGCCCTGACGATCAATCTCGATGGACGGATCGAGGAATCCGTGTGGATGGACGCCACGCCCATCACGGACTTCACTCAGCAGGACCCTGTCGAAGGCGCGCCGCCTTCGGAGAAAACTGAAATTCGGGTCGTCTATGACGACGACCATCTCTACATCGGCGTCATCATCTATGACGACCCGGACGGAATCCTCGCCTTCCAGCGCGAGCGCGACGCCAGTCTGGGCACCGACGATCGCTTCATGTGGATCCTCGACACCTTCCGGGACGGACGCACCGGTTACTTCTTCGAGATCAACGCCGCAGGGCTCATGGGTGACGGCGTGATTGCAGGCGGCGGCGGTGGGCATAGAGGCGGCGGCGGTGGCGGCGGCACCAACAAGGCGTGGGATGGCATCTGGGAGGCCCAGACGTTCATCCGACCCGACGGGTGGTCCGCGGAAATCCAGATCCCGTTTCGCACTCTGAACTTCAACCCGGATCAGGATGAATGGGGCATCAACTTCCAGCGCACGATCCGGCGGCGGAACGAAGAGATCATGTGGCGCGGCTACCGTCGGAGCGAGGGACTGCGGAATCCGGTGTTCGCAGGTCGACTCACCGGACTTCAGGGGATGTCTCAGGGGCTCGGCCTAGAAGCCGTCCCATCCGCGATCGCGAACTACAAGAACGTGCCCACGAATGCAGATCCGACGACATTCCCCAGCGATGTCAGTCTCGATGTGAACTACAGCGTCACCTCGAGTCTGAGAGCCTCCGTCAGTGTGAACACCGACTTCGCGGAGGTCGAAAGTGATCAGCGTCGGGTAAACCTGACACGGTTCCCGCTCCGGTTACCCGAGCGACGGGATTTCTTCCTTGAGGGATCAGGTGTGTTTTCGTTCGCTCCCAGGAGCGGGCCTTCCCCCTTCTACTCGCGGAATATCGGACTGAGCAGCGGAGAGCCGATTCCGATCACGTACGGCACACGGCTGACGGGTCAGGCCGGTGCCTTCGAGCTCGGGTTCTACCAGATCGCGACGGCGAATCACGAGTACCTCGATCAGATCGATGAAATCGACGTCACGGTGCCGAGTGAACACTTCACGGTGGCACGCGTGAAGCGAAAGCTCTGGGAACAGTCAGCTATCGGGGCCATCTACACCCGACGCGGGACTTCTGTCGACCCAACCGGATATGCCCCGATCGACCAACATACGGCCGGGGTAGATGTCGACTTTCGCACACGGCATTTCCTGGGTAACAAAAACCTGGAGCTGGAAGCGTTCGTGGCATGGAATTCGAACCCGAACGCCACGACTGATCCCGAGTGGCAAGAACTCGGCGCCGACGATCTCACCTCGCACGGTCTTCGCATCAGCTATCCGAACGACGTCTGGACGGCCCATGTGTCGTATCGGCAGTTCGGAAACTGGTACGACCCAGCGGTAGGATTCGTCACGAGAAACAATTTCCGCCGACTCGAGCCACGTGTCGGCTGGGCACCTCGGACACCGAGTATCTCGTGGCTCCGACGCATGGACTTCTCCGTGCAGTTCCGGGAGCAGGTGAGCCTCAGCTCCGCCTTCCCTGGCGACGATCCACAGCTGCTGCCCGGCGCGGGTGGCACGGAGGAGCGCCAGTGGGAGTTCAACCTGCTCGGACTCGACTTCGAGAGTGGGGACGGATTCGACATCAAGGCAACGCAGACCTACGAGTATCTGGACCGAACGTTTTCACCGAGTGATGGCGTCGTGGTCACGCCCGGTGACTACACGATCTGGGAATACCAGGTCAGCGGACGTACAGCGGGACGGCGCCGTGTATCCCTGTTTGGCGGCACAACCGTCGGTGGCTATTGGGACGGCGACCGGCAAAGCTATTTCGCCCGAGCAAGCTTCAGACCGAACCCGGGGTGGACGCTCTCCACCAACTTCTCCTATAACGACGTCCAGATGCCCGACGGAGACTTTACGCTCTCGCTGTACGAGGTCGAGGCGGACTGGAATCCGTCACCATGGGTCTCGATTACTGGCCAGACGCAGTATGACGATGTGAGTGAGATCGTCGGCCTGTTCACGAGACTCCGCTGGATCGTGAATCCCGGGAACGACATCTACGTCGTCTACTCACACAACTGGCGTCGCGAAGCGCTCGACATCCTCGATCCTGACAACCACACGTACAACACATTGTCGCGGGGAGGCTCGATCAAGGTGAACTACACCTACCGCTTCTAG
- a CDS encoding YpdA family putative bacillithiol disulfide reductase — translation MTDRLELLVVGAGPCGIAVGAAARKAGVSCTLFDKGCVTSSLMDYPYYMTFFSTAVMLEVGGVPFTIPESKPTRREALAYYRRVVEHWGLDVRQYEEVLEIEGEEGDFTVKTVMRDGTEQVYAAAAVVVATGGFQGPNFLKVPGEDLDKVRHYYHEPYPYYDQDVLVVGAGNSAVESALEMFRNGTRVSLVHFLDKIDRGVKPWVVPDITNRLERGEIPIYWNHRVSEVRSGSVVLTPVDGGSDTEIKNDFVVAMTGWRSDHSQLTELGVVIDTESGIPAHDPATMETNVPGLYIAGVIAAGHNANKIFIENGREHGDLIVAKQLTRRGTP, via the coding sequence ATGACCGACCGACTCGAACTTCTCGTTGTAGGCGCTGGACCGTGTGGCATCGCCGTAGGCGCTGCCGCTCGCAAGGCTGGAGTGTCGTGCACCCTTTTCGATAAGGGATGCGTCACGAGCTCACTGATGGACTACCCCTATTACATGACCTTCTTCAGTACCGCGGTCATGCTGGAAGTCGGCGGTGTTCCGTTCACAATCCCAGAGTCGAAGCCGACCCGGCGCGAGGCGCTCGCTTACTACCGGCGAGTCGTCGAGCACTGGGGCCTAGATGTTCGCCAGTACGAAGAAGTGCTCGAGATCGAGGGTGAAGAGGGCGACTTCACGGTGAAGACCGTGATGCGCGACGGAACTGAGCAGGTGTACGCCGCGGCGGCCGTGGTCGTCGCAACCGGCGGCTTTCAGGGCCCGAACTTCTTGAAGGTCCCCGGCGAGGATCTCGATAAGGTCAGGCACTACTACCACGAGCCCTACCCGTACTATGACCAGGACGTGCTCGTGGTCGGCGCCGGGAACTCGGCTGTAGAGTCGGCACTCGAAATGTTTCGGAACGGGACCCGCGTCTCACTCGTCCACTTCCTCGACAAGATCGATCGAGGAGTAAAACCATGGGTCGTCCCCGATATCACCAATCGGCTCGAACGGGGAGAGATTCCCATCTACTGGAATCATCGTGTCAGTGAAGTCCGCTCCGGATCCGTCGTACTCACGCCAGTAGACGGCGGGTCGGATACCGAGATCAAGAACGACTTCGTAGTGGCGATGACAGGCTGGCGATCGGACCACAGTCAGCTGACCGAACTGGGCGTCGTAATCGACACCGAATCCGGCATCCCTGCACATGACCCCGCCACGATGGAAACGAACGTACCCGGCCTCTACATCGCCGGCGTCATCGCCGCCGGGCACAACGCGAACAAGATCTTCATCGAGAACGGCCGCGAGCACGGCGACCTGATCGTCGCCAAGCAGCTCACACGCCGCGGAACGCCCTAG